In Papaver somniferum cultivar HN1 chromosome 1, ASM357369v1, whole genome shotgun sequence, a genomic segment contains:
- the LOC113277692 gene encoding uncharacterized protein LOC113277692: MTVQDLSNHVIGLTDKLEKVIEDMKQDRITSDTKLETLFTKLTTSINGLATIFSESGKFSVNGHAHSKGPLIQDGSSGSGFTIRAGTINLKFPVFDGDDAEGWIFQAEQYYTLHDVPDAQRIPLAAVHFKGDANSWYRWIKDTLVAPTWEQFSSKLRSRFGSRKHIDPCSSLSKLSQQGIVRELITEFEKLLNFVYGIPEEHLVSIFISALRSDIGTGVRLFLPKTLSEAFDIALRQEDAITATKAFSASKPWIRSVQPKALGTITSPNSQKNGLPPGVKRLSWMEQKERREKGLCFNCDKLYKPGHLCEQSRLLFLEGAAGVTITELDCIGGDDKEITAEQDKEIQTTPGISLHALMGSLFPNTMRITGHIKGKPITVLIESGSTHNFLHPTIAKQCGYSIQSNDAVMRVMIGDGGFLQTSGSCDNVSIKLQNYSFSTEFFLLAISGCDAVLGVQWLQTLGAISWDFNKLHMKFCVSGTEFILVGENSPTVMLLDHTPMQRLIHREQQGILLQLSSLPPDMESSTLSQVPSEITELIFRFSDVFGSPTYLPPTRSHDHRIPLIPNSAPVNVRPYRYPHFQKEEIEKIVSELKNAGFIRPSTSPYSSPVLLVQKKDGSWRMCVDYRALNKITVKDRFPIPMVDELLDELHGKQVFSKVDMRYGFHQLRAYEPDIHKTTFRTHDGHYEFLVMPFGLSNAPATFQSLMNDIFRPYLRKFVLVFFDDMLVYSNSMAEHIKHLELVFETLRSNKLFLKESKCDFAKSSIGYLGHMVSADGVSVENDKIASIVNWPTPSSIKDLRGFLGLAGYYRKFVKDYGKISAPLTQLLKRNAFSWSELATKAFKQLQSSLTTTPVLALPYFTKEFTLECDASGNGLGAILMQSGRPIAFYSKPLSGKNLNLSFYDKEMLDIVSAVQKWRPYLLGRHFKIYTYHRSLKYFLDQRLSSIEQQKWLSKLLGYDYEIFYRCGAANKAADALSRVSDAHLLAITAPIFSGINDIIRECHHDNEFSFLIEELHRNPNYKPPYSYIDGILRYKGRVVVVSTSTWCTKLLHEFHATPLGGHSGFLRTYKRLQRNFYWKGMKRSIKTYIAQCDICQRNKSEDIAPPGLLQPLPIPEDVWMDFQWILLTDCQHLIVKPLYLS; this comes from the coding sequence CTGAAGGATGGATTTTTCAGGCTGAACAATACTACACTCTTCATGATGTACCTGATGCTCAAAGGATACCATTGGCTGCTGTTCACTTCAAAGGAGATGCAAATTCATGGTACCGTTGGATCAAAGACACTCTTGTAGCACCAACATGGGAACAATTCTCTTCTAAACTTCGTTCTAGATTTGGATCTCGAAAGCATATTGATCCCTGCAGCTCTTTATCTAAATTATCACAACAAGGTATCGTCCGTGAACTCATTACTGAATTTGAAAAGCTACTAAATTTTGTGTATGGTATCCCCGAGGAACATTTGGTTAGTATTTTTATCTCTGCACTTCGCTCTGATATTGGTACCGGTGTTCGTTTATTTTTACCCAAGACCCTTTCCGAGGCATTCGACATAGCTTTAAGACAAGAGGATGCTATTACTGCTACTAAAGCTTTTTCTGCATCAAAACCTTGGATTCGTTCTGTTCAACCCAAGGCATTAGGAACTATAACTTCTCCAAATTCTCAGAAGAATGGTTTACCTCCAGGAGTTAAACGTTTATCATGGATGGAACAAAAGGAACGACGTGAGAAAGGCCTTTGTTTTAACTGCGATAAACTGTATAAACCTGGACATCTTTGTGAGCAGTCTCGTTTGTTATTTCTGGAAGGTGCAGCTGGCGTTACTATTACTGAGCTTGATTGTATTGGTGGTGATGATAAGGAAATCACAGCTGAACAAGATAAGGAGATTCAAACAACTCCTGGAATTTCACTTCATGCTCTTATGGGATCTCTGTTTCCAAATACAATGCGTATTACGGGTCATATAAAAGGGAAACCAATCACTGTTTTAATTGAATCAGGTTCCACTCATAATTTTCTGCACCCTACAATCGCCAAGCAATGTGGCTATTCTATTCAATCTAATGATGCAGTTATGCGCGTAATGATAGGGGATGGTGGATTTCTTCAAACTAGCGGGTCATGTGATAATGTGTCAATTAAGCTACAGAACTATAGTTTCTCTACTGAATTTTTTCTGTTAGCAATTAGTGGCTGCGACGCCGTCTTAGGTGTTCAGTGGTTACAAACTTTAGGAGCTATAAGTTGGGATTTTAACAAATTACACATGAAATTTTGTGTATCAGGAACTGAATTTATCTTGGTTGGTGAAAATTCCCCAACAGTTATGCTTCTAGATCACACTCCTATGCAGCGTCTGATACATCGAGAACAACAAGGCATTTTGTTGCAGCTATCATCTTTACCTCCAGACATGGAATCTTCGACTCTTTCTCAGGTACCTTCTGAAATTACAGAATTAATTTTCCGTTTTTCAGATGTGTTTGGTTCTCCTACATATCTTCCACCTACACGCTCTCATGACCATCGCATTCCTCTAATTCCAAATTCTGCTCCGGTAAATGTCAGACCCTATAGATACCCTCATTTCCAAAAGGAGGAAATTGAAAAGATTGTTTCAGAATTAAAAAATGCAGGCTTCATACGTCCTAGCACCAGCCCTTATTCTTCACCGGTATTACTAGTACAGAAGAAAGACGGCTCGTGGCGTATGTGCGTTGATTACCGAGCACTAAACAAAATCACTGTGAAGGATAGATTTCCCATTCCTATGGTGGACGAATTACTTGATGAGTTGCATGGTAAGCAAGTTTTCTCCAAGGTAGATATGCGTTATGGGTTTCATCAACTTCGTGCCTACGAGCCAGATATTCATAAAACGACATTTCGCACACATGATGGCCATTACGAATTTTTGGTAATGCCTTTCGGTCTCTCTAATGCTCCAGCAACTTTTCAAAGTTTGATGAATGATATTTTCAGGCCATATCTTCGTAAGTTTGTTCTAGTTTTCTTTGACGATATGTTGGTGTACAGTAATTCCATGGCCGAACATATTAAGCATTTGGAGCTTGTTTTTGAGACATTACGTTCTAACAAGTTGTTTTTGAAGGAGTCTAAGTGTGATTTTGCTAAATCATCCATAGGTTATCTTGGTCATATGGTATCTGCTGATGGAGTATCTGTTGAGAATGACAAAATTGCTAGCATCGTCAACTGGCCTACTCCGTCTTCTATTAAGGATCTTAGGGGTTTTTTGGGTTTGGCAGGTTACTATCGAAAGTTTGTCAAGGATTACGGGAAAATAAGTGCTCCATTAACTCAGTTATTGAAGCGTAATGCTTTTTCCTGGTCAGAATTAGCTACAAAAGCATTCAAACAACTACAGTCTTCCTTAACAACTACACCAGTATTGGCACTTCCATATTTTACAAAAGAATTTACCTTAGAGTGTGATGCTTCTGGTAATGGGTTAGGAGCTATTTTAATGCAATCTGGCAGGCCTATTGCTTTTTACAGCAAGCCGTTATCAGGTAAAAATTTAAATCTTTCGTTTTATGATAAGGAAATGCTTGATATAGTCTCTGCGGTTCAAAAATGGCGACCTTACTTGCTCGGTCGACATTTCAAAATTTATACATACCATCGTAGTCTTAAGTACTTCTTAGACCAAAGATTATCTTCAATTGAGCAACAAAAATGGTTGTCCAAACTTTTAGGATACGATTATGAGATTTTTTATCGATGTGGTGCTGCAAATAAGGCTGCAGATGCCTTATCCCGTGTTTCTGATGCTCATCTTCTGGCGATCACTGCCCCTATATTTTCTGGCATAAATGATATTATTCGAGAATGTCATCATGACAATGAATTTAGTTTTCTTATAGAAGAGTTACATCGCAACCCAAATTATAAACCACCGTATTCTTATATTGACGGTATTCTCCGTTATAAGGGACGTGTTGTGGTGGTTTCTACTTCTACATGGTGTACTAAACTTCTTCATGAATTTCATGCAACACCTCTTGGTGGACACTCTGGTTTTCTCCGTACCTACAAGCgccttcaaagaaatttttactGGAAGGGAATGAAACGTTCGATAAAAACTTACATTGCTCAATGCGACATTTGTCAACGTAATAAATCCGAGGATATTGCTCCTCCAGGACTTCTTCAGCCTTTACCTATTCCAGAAGATGTATGGATGGATTTTCAATGGATTTTATTGACGGATTGCCAACATCTAATCGTAAAACCTCTATACTTGTCGTAG